The Anguilla anguilla isolate fAngAng1 chromosome 4, fAngAng1.pri, whole genome shotgun sequence genome has a window encoding:
- the prkaa2 gene encoding 5'-AMP-activated protein kinase catalytic subunit alpha-2 — MLEHTQCLLFGTAIKLCCNYSNLFIIGSAKNTEYECFIRLFELLPHSVVFCCPPLRPRLPLHPGQSFSRIPNGKMAEKQKHEGRVKIGHYILGDTLGVGTFGKVKIGEHQLTGHKVAVKILNRQKIRSLDVVGKIKREIQNLKLFRHPHIIKLYQVISTPTDFFMVMEYVSGGELFDYICKHGRVEDAEARRLFQQIISAVDYCHRHMVVHRDLKPENVLLDGSMNAKIADFGLSNMMSDGEFLRTSCGSPNYAAPEVISGRLYAGPEVDIWSCGVILYALLCGTLPFDDEHVPTLFKKIRGGVFYIPEYLNRSVASLLMLMLQVDPLKRATIKDIREHEWFKQDLPGYLFPEDPSYDANVIDEEAVREVCEKFESTESEVMSSLYSGDPQDQLAVAYHLIIDNRRIMNQASEFYLASSPPTGSFMEEGMLLPPGVKPHPERMPPLLADSPKSRCPLDALNTTKPKPLAVKKAKWHLGIRSQSKPYDIMAEVYRAMKQLEYDWKVVNPYHLRVRRKNPVTGNFVKMSLQLYQVDNRSYLLDFKSIDDDIVELKSGSSTPQRSGSAAGLHRPRLSIDSASASMSVETPQLSSSLPGSLTGSAPLLTPRQGSHTMDFFEMCASLITTLAR, encoded by the exons ATGTTAGAACACACGCAGTGTTTACTATTTGGCACGGCAATTAAATTATGTTGTAATTATTCAAATCTATTTATAATAGGTAGTGCGAAAAACACAGAATATGAGTGTTTCATCCGGCTTTTCGAATTACTGCCACATAGCGTGGTCTTCTGCTGTCCTCCACTCCGACCCCGCCTCCCTCTGCACCCTGGGCAGAGCTTCAGTAGGATTCCAAATGGTAAAATGGCTGAGAAGCAGAAACACGAAGGCAGGGTTAAAATAGGACATTACATCCTTGGAGACACACTTGGAGTCGGCACCTTCGGAAAAGTTAAGA TTGGGGAGCACCAGCTCACAGGACACAAGGTCGCTGTGAAGATCCTAAATCGGCAGAAAATCCGCAGCCTCGATGTGGTGGGTAAAATCAAGCGGGAAATCCAGAACCTCAAGCTGTTTCGCCATCCTCACATCATTAAACT ATACCAGGTGATCAGCACCCCGACAGATTTCTTCATGGTGATGGAGTATGTTTCTGGAGGGGAGCTCTTTGATTATATCTGTAAGCATGGAAGG gtggaggatgcagaggcCAGGCGTCTCTTCCAGCAGATCATCTCTGCAGTCGATTACTGCCACAGACACATGGTCGTCCACCGCGACCTGAAACCAGAGAACGTCCTGCTTGACGGCAGCATGAACGCCAAGATTGCTGACTTTG GGCTGTCCAACATGATGTCTGACGGGGAGTTCCTGAGGACAAGCTGTGGATCTCCCAACTATGCTGCCCCTGAGGTCATCTCTGGGAG GCTCTACGCGGGTCCCGAGGTGGACATTTGGAGCTGTGGGGTCATCCTGTACGCCCTGCTGTGCGGGACCTTGCCCTTCGATGACGAGCACGTGCCCACGCTGTTCAAGAAGATCCGCGGGGGCGTGTTCTACATCCCGGAGTACCTGAACCGCTCGGTGGCTAGCCTGCTAATGCTCATGCTGCAGGTGGACCCCCTGAAGCGGGCCACAATCAAAGACATCAG AGAGCACGAATGGTTCAAGCAGGACCTCCCTGGCTACCTGTTTCCCGAGGACCCCTCATACGATGCTAACGTGATTGACGAAGAGGCTGTGCGGGAGGTGTGCGAGAAGTTTGAGAGCACCGAGTCGGAGGTGATGAGCAGCCTGTACAGCGGAGACCCCCAGGACCAGCTGGCCGTGGCGTACCACCTCATCATCGACAACCGCCGCATCATGAACCAGGCCAGCGAGTTCTACCTGGCCTCCAGCCCGCCCACGGGCTCCTTCATGGAGGAGGGCATGCTGCTGCCCCCGGGGGTCAAGCCCCACCCCGAGCGCATGCCCCCGCTCCTGGCCGACAGCCCCAAGTCGCGCTGCCCCCTCGATGCCCTCAACACCACCAAGCCCAAGCCGCTGGCTGTCAAGAAGGCCAAGTGGCACCTGGGCATCCGCAGCCAGAGCAAACCTTACGACATCATGGCCGAGGTGTACCGTGCCATGAAGCAGCTGGAGTATGACTGGAAG GTGGTGAACCCCTACCACCTGCGGGTGAGGAGGAAGAATCCTGTCACGGGGAACTTTGTGAAGATGAGCCTGCAGCTCTACCAGGTGGACAATCGCAGTTACCTCCTGGACTTCAAGAGCATCGATG ATGACATCGTGGAGCTGAAGTCGGGCTCCTCCACGCCCCAGCGCTCGGGCTCGGCCGCCGGGCTCCACCGGCCGCGGCTGAGCATCGACTCGGCGTCGGCCTCGATGTCGGTGGAGACGCCCCAGCTCAGCAGCTCCCTGCCGGGCTCCCTGACTGGCAGCGCCCCCTTGCTCACGCCGCGCCAGGGAAGCCACACCATGGACTTCTTCGAGATGTGCGCCAGCCTCATCACCACGCTGGCGCGCTGA